In Pseudomonas asiatica, the following are encoded in one genomic region:
- the sstT gene encoding serine/threonine transporter SstT: MTPVLRFLNRTSLVTQIVIGLIAGIALALLAPAIARDMAFLGKVFVSALKAVAPVLVFILVMASIANHRHGQETHIRPILWLYLLGTFSAAVVAVVASMLFPSNLVLTTSDAALSAPGGITEVLQNLLLSAVDNPINALLNANFIGVLTWAIGLGVALRHAGETTRTVVEDLSNGVTLIVRVVIRFAPVGIFGLVSATLAQSGLGALLGYLHLLAVLIGCMLFVALVMNPLIVYWKIRRNPYPLTLLCLRESGITAFFTRSSAANIPVNLALSERLGLHEDTYSVSIPLGATINMAGAAITITVLTLAAVHTLGIMVDLPTAVLLSVVAAVCACGASGVAGGSLLLIPLACSLFGIPSEIAMQVVAVGFIIGVLQDSAETALNSSTDVLFTAAACQAEERRNA; encoded by the coding sequence ATGACCCCCGTCCTCCGCTTCCTCAACCGCACCAGCCTGGTGACGCAGATCGTCATCGGCCTGATCGCCGGCATCGCCCTGGCCCTGCTTGCGCCCGCCATCGCCCGCGACATGGCCTTCCTCGGGAAAGTCTTCGTCAGCGCCCTCAAGGCGGTGGCGCCCGTGCTGGTGTTCATTCTGGTCATGGCATCGATCGCCAACCACCGTCACGGCCAGGAAACCCATATTCGCCCGATCCTCTGGCTGTACCTGCTGGGCACCTTCAGCGCAGCGGTAGTCGCCGTGGTCGCCAGCATGCTGTTCCCGTCCAACCTGGTGCTGACTACCAGCGACGCTGCGCTGAGCGCGCCGGGGGGCATTACCGAGGTGCTGCAGAACCTGCTGCTGAGTGCGGTCGACAACCCGATCAACGCCCTGCTCAACGCCAACTTCATCGGCGTACTGACCTGGGCCATCGGCCTGGGCGTAGCCCTGCGCCATGCCGGCGAAACCACCCGCACCGTGGTAGAGGACCTGTCCAATGGCGTGACCCTGATCGTACGCGTGGTCATCCGCTTCGCCCCGGTGGGCATCTTTGGCCTGGTCAGCGCCACGCTGGCCCAATCGGGCCTGGGCGCCCTGCTCGGCTACCTGCACCTGCTGGCGGTGCTGATCGGCTGCATGCTGTTCGTGGCGCTGGTGATGAACCCGCTGATCGTATATTGGAAAATCCGCCGCAACCCCTACCCGCTGACCCTGCTCTGCCTGCGCGAAAGCGGTATCACCGCGTTCTTCACTCGCAGCTCGGCAGCCAACATCCCGGTCAACCTGGCCCTGTCGGAGCGCCTTGGCCTGCATGAGGACACCTATTCGGTGTCGATCCCGCTGGGTGCGACCATCAACATGGCCGGCGCCGCCATCACCATTACCGTGCTGACCCTGGCGGCGGTGCATACTCTGGGTATTATGGTGGACCTGCCGACCGCCGTGCTGCTCAGCGTGGTGGCGGCGGTCTGTGCCTGCGGCGCCTCGGGCGTGGCCGGTGGCTCGCTCCTGCTGATTCCACTGGCGTGCAGCCTGTTTGGTATCCCTAGCGAAATTGCCATGCAAGTGGTGGCGGTTGGCTTCATCATCGGCGTGCTGCAGGATTCGGCCGAGACGGCGCTGAATTCTTCGACCGATGTGCTGTTTACCGCGGCGGCGTGCCAGGCTGAAGAGCGGCGCAACGCTTGA
- a CDS encoding c-type cytochrome, translated as MTPLSRALVGSLLILAWPTAHAADGQKVFTQGGANPAAMACLGCHGPDGKGIAAAGFPRLAGLPAAYLSKQLHDWRNGSRKQPVMEPLANALSEDEIEAVSTYLASLPADPAGDLRRQQIADDPTTRMALYGDWSRQIPGCVQCHGPGGGGVGEHFPPLAGQPASYLVAQLNAWRDGTRSNDPNQLMVGVAKAMTDDEIKAVAEFFARPASQEVKP; from the coding sequence ATGACACCGTTGAGTCGCGCCTTGGTCGGCAGCCTGCTGATCCTGGCCTGGCCCACGGCGCATGCCGCCGATGGCCAGAAAGTCTTCACCCAGGGTGGGGCCAACCCCGCCGCCATGGCTTGCCTGGGTTGCCATGGCCCGGACGGCAAAGGCATTGCCGCTGCCGGCTTCCCACGCCTGGCCGGGCTGCCGGCCGCTTACCTCAGCAAGCAATTGCATGATTGGCGCAACGGCAGCCGCAAGCAGCCGGTGATGGAGCCGCTTGCCAATGCCCTGAGCGAGGATGAGATCGAGGCGGTCAGCACCTATCTGGCCAGCCTGCCGGCAGACCCTGCCGGCGACCTGCGTCGCCAGCAGATCGCCGATGACCCCACCACCCGCATGGCCCTGTACGGTGACTGGAGCCGGCAGATTCCTGGTTGCGTGCAATGCCATGGCCCGGGCGGTGGCGGGGTTGGCGAACACTTCCCGCCCTTGGCCGGCCAGCCCGCCAGTTACCTGGTGGCGCAGCTCAATGCCTGGCGTGACGGCACGCGCAGCAATGACCCCAACCAGCTGATGGTCGGCGTGGCCAAGGCCATGACCGATGACGAGATCAAGGCCGTTGCCGAGTTCTTCGCCCGCCCCGCCAGCCAGGAGGTCAAGCCATGA
- the ahpC gene encoding alkyl hydroperoxide reductase subunit C codes for MPIINSQVKPFNATAYHKGEFVQVSEADLKGKWSVVFFYPADFTFVCPTELGDLADNYAEFQKLGVEIYGVSTDTHFTHKAWHDTSDTIGKIQYPLIGDPTHVISRNFDVLIEEAGLADRGTFVINPEGQIKIVELNDGGVGRDAAELLRKVKAAQYVAAHPGEVCPAKWKEGEATLAPSLDLVGKI; via the coding sequence ATGCCAATCATCAACAGCCAGGTCAAACCGTTCAACGCCACCGCCTACCACAAAGGCGAGTTCGTCCAGGTCAGCGAAGCCGACCTGAAAGGCAAGTGGTCTGTCGTGTTCTTCTACCCGGCCGACTTCACCTTCGTCTGCCCGACCGAGCTGGGTGACCTTGCTGACAACTACGCCGAGTTCCAGAAGCTGGGCGTGGAAATCTACGGTGTGTCCACCGACACCCACTTCACCCACAAAGCCTGGCACGACACTTCGGACACCATCGGCAAGATCCAGTACCCACTGATCGGTGACCCGACCCACGTCATCTCGCGCAACTTCGACGTGCTGATCGAAGAAGCCGGCCTGGCCGATCGCGGTACCTTCGTGATCAACCCGGAAGGTCAGATCAAGATCGTCGAACTGAACGACGGTGGTGTAGGTCGCGATGCTGCCGAACTGCTGCGCAAGGTGAAGGCTGCCCAGTACGTTGCCGCTCACCCAGGCGAAGTTTGCCCGGCCAAGTGGAAAGAAGGCGAAGCCACCCTGGCCCCGTCGCTGGACCTCGTCGGCAAGATCTAA
- a CDS encoding c-type cytochrome: protein MKPMIPALLLLAMGSAHAAQIAMEDQSQLKVPGVQAAPQFVPPAESELPDNAFGKMVREGHALFVDTRRLMPQAVGNGMNCSNCHLDQGRLAHSAPMWGAYPMYPAYRKKNDKVNTYAERIQGCFQFSMNGKPPAADSPQMTALAVYSYWLSTKAPTGVEIAGRGYPEVPQPKGGYDFKRGQQVYREQCAICHGDNGEGQKVAGEYVMPPLWGKDSYNWGAGMHRINTAASFIKYNMPLGKPGSLSDQQAWDVAAWVNRHERPQDPRLVEGSIEKTRVKFHANDGVNLYGQKVDGVLIGQGTGS, encoded by the coding sequence ATGAAACCGATGATTCCAGCCCTGCTGCTGCTGGCCATGGGCAGCGCACACGCCGCCCAGATTGCCATGGAAGACCAGTCGCAGTTGAAAGTGCCTGGCGTGCAGGCCGCGCCGCAGTTCGTGCCACCAGCGGAAAGCGAGTTGCCTGACAATGCCTTTGGCAAGATGGTACGCGAGGGGCATGCCTTGTTCGTCGACACCCGCAGGTTGATGCCCCAGGCTGTGGGCAACGGCATGAACTGCAGCAACTGCCACCTTGACCAGGGGCGGCTGGCGCATTCCGCGCCGATGTGGGGGGCGTACCCGATGTACCCCGCCTACCGCAAGAAAAATGACAAGGTCAACACCTATGCCGAGCGCATCCAGGGCTGCTTCCAGTTCAGCATGAACGGCAAGCCGCCTGCGGCCGATAGCCCGCAGATGACGGCGCTGGCGGTGTATTCCTACTGGCTGTCGACCAAGGCGCCGACCGGCGTCGAGATTGCCGGGCGCGGGTACCCGGAGGTGCCGCAGCCAAAGGGCGGATACGACTTCAAGCGCGGTCAGCAGGTTTATCGTGAGCAGTGTGCGATTTGTCACGGCGACAATGGCGAAGGGCAGAAGGTGGCGGGCGAGTACGTGATGCCGCCGTTGTGGGGCAAGGACTCCTACAACTGGGGCGCCGGCATGCACCGGATCAATACCGCGGCGTCGTTCATCAAGTACAACATGCCGCTGGGCAAGCCGGGCAGCCTTAGCGATCAGCAGGCCTGGGATGTGGCGGCCTGGGTCAATCGCCATGAACGGCCGCAGGACCCGCGGCTGGTGGAGGGTTCCATCGAGAAAACGCGGGTGAAGTTCCATGCCAATGACGGGGTGAACCTGTATGGGCAGAAGGTCGATGGTGTGCTCATAGGGCAGGGCACCGGTAGCTGA
- the ahpF gene encoding alkyl hydroperoxide reductase subunit F, producing MLDATLKSQLKTYLERVTQPIEIVASLDDGAKSRELHDLLVEIASLSNLITFSADGSDARRPSFSLNRPGADINLRFAGIPMGHEFTSLVLALLQVGGHPSKASAEVIEQIQALEGEFTFETYFSLSCQNCPDVVQALNLMAVLNPNVRHVAIDGALFQAEVESRKIMAVPSIYLNGEVFGQGRMGLEEILGKIDTNAGSRQAEKINAKDAFDVLVVGGGPAGASAAIYAARKGIRTGIAAERFGGQVLDTLAIENFISVQETEGPKLATALEEHVKQYDVDIMNLQRGEALIPATDGGLHEVRLAGGASLKAKTVILATGARWREMNVPGEQEYRARGVAYCPHCDGPLFKGKRVAVIGGGNSGVEAAIDLAGIVTQVTLIEFDSQLRADAVLQRKLHSLPNVKVITSALTTEVLGNGEKVTGLRYKDRTTDQQHEVALEGIFVQIGLLPNTDWLKGTVELSPRGEIIVDAKGQTSIPGVFAAGDVTTVPYKQIVIAVGEGAKASLAAFDHLIRTSAPA from the coding sequence ATGTTGGACGCCACGCTTAAATCGCAACTGAAAACCTACCTGGAGCGGGTCACCCAGCCGATCGAGATCGTTGCCTCCCTCGACGACGGCGCGAAATCCCGCGAATTGCACGACCTGCTGGTGGAAATTGCCAGCCTGTCGAACCTTATTACCTTCAGCGCGGACGGCAGCGATGCCCGTCGTCCATCGTTCTCGCTGAACCGCCCGGGAGCCGACATAAACCTGCGCTTCGCCGGCATCCCCATGGGCCACGAATTTACCTCGCTGGTGCTGGCACTGCTGCAGGTCGGGGGCCACCCGTCCAAGGCCAGTGCCGAAGTGATCGAACAGATCCAGGCGCTGGAAGGCGAGTTCACCTTCGAGACCTACTTCTCGCTGTCGTGCCAGAACTGCCCGGACGTGGTCCAGGCGCTGAACCTGATGGCGGTCCTCAACCCCAACGTGCGCCACGTGGCCATCGATGGAGCGCTGTTCCAGGCGGAAGTGGAATCGCGCAAGATCATGGCGGTGCCGAGCATTTACCTGAACGGCGAAGTGTTTGGCCAGGGCCGCATGGGCCTGGAAGAAATCCTCGGCAAGATCGACACCAACGCAGGCAGCCGTCAGGCCGAAAAGATCAACGCCAAGGACGCCTTCGATGTGCTGGTGGTCGGTGGTGGCCCGGCCGGCGCCTCGGCAGCCATCTATGCCGCGCGTAAAGGCATCCGCACCGGTATTGCGGCCGAGCGTTTCGGCGGCCAGGTGCTCGATACCCTGGCCATCGAGAACTTCATCTCGGTACAGGAAACCGAAGGGCCGAAGCTGGCCACGGCGCTGGAAGAGCACGTCAAGCAGTACGACGTGGACATCATGAACCTGCAGCGCGGTGAAGCGCTGATCCCGGCCACCGATGGCGGCCTGCACGAAGTACGTCTGGCCGGCGGTGCCTCGCTCAAGGCCAAGACCGTGATCCTGGCTACCGGTGCCCGCTGGCGTGAGATGAACGTGCCGGGCGAACAGGAATACCGCGCCCGTGGCGTGGCTTACTGCCCGCACTGTGACGGCCCACTGTTCAAGGGCAAGCGCGTGGCGGTGATCGGTGGAGGCAACTCGGGTGTGGAAGCGGCCATCGACCTGGCGGGTATCGTCACCCAGGTAACGCTGATCGAGTTCGACAGCCAGCTGCGTGCCGATGCGGTACTGCAGCGCAAGTTGCACAGCCTGCCGAACGTGAAGGTGATCACCAGTGCGCTGACCACCGAAGTGCTTGGCAATGGCGAAAAGGTGACTGGCCTGCGCTACAAGGACCGCACCACCGACCAGCAGCATGAAGTGGCGCTGGAGGGCATCTTCGTGCAGATCGGCCTGCTGCCGAACACCGACTGGCTGAAAGGCACCGTCGAGCTGTCGCCACGTGGCGAGATCATCGTCGATGCCAAGGGCCAGACCAGCATCCCTGGTGTGTTTGCGGCGGGTGACGTGACGACTGTGCCGTACAAGCAGATCGTGATTGCGGTGGGTGAGGGGGCCAAGGCATCGCTGGCGGCCTTTGACCACCTGATCCGCACTTCGGCACCGGCATAA
- the gorA gene encoding glutathione-disulfide reductase, with translation MAYDFDLFVIGAGSGGVRAARFAAGFGAKVAVAESRYLGGTCVNVGCVPKKLLVYGAHVADELEQAAGFGWTLEEGHFDWGTLIANKNREIERLNGIYRNLLVNSGVTLLQGHARLTGANEVEVEGQRYTAEHILIATGGWPQVPDIPGKELAITSNEAFYLKDLPRRVLVVGGGYIAVEFAGIFQGLGSATTLLYRGDLFLRGFDGSVRTHLKEELEKRGLDLQFNADIQRIDKLEDGSLKATLKDGRELVTDCVFYATGRRPMLDNLGLENTGVELDARGYIRVDQQYQTTAPSILAIGDVIGRVQLTPVALAEGMAVARRLFKPEQYRPVDYQNIPTAVFSQPPIGTVGLTEEQALEAGHKVQVFESRFRAMKLTLTDIQEKTLMKLVVDAETDKVLGCHMVGPDAGEIIQGLGIALKAGATKQQFDETIGVHPTAAEEFVTMRTATR, from the coding sequence ATGGCCTACGATTTTGATCTGTTCGTGATTGGTGCCGGGTCCGGCGGTGTGCGCGCGGCGCGGTTTGCCGCCGGCTTCGGGGCAAAGGTGGCAGTGGCCGAGAGCCGCTACCTGGGCGGCACCTGCGTCAACGTCGGCTGTGTGCCGAAAAAGCTGCTGGTGTACGGCGCACACGTCGCCGACGAACTGGAGCAGGCCGCAGGCTTCGGCTGGACCCTGGAAGAAGGGCACTTCGACTGGGGCACCCTGATTGCCAACAAGAACCGGGAAATCGAGCGCCTCAACGGCATCTACCGCAACCTGCTGGTCAACAGCGGGGTTACCTTGCTGCAGGGGCATGCGCGTCTGACCGGTGCCAATGAAGTGGAAGTGGAAGGCCAGCGCTACACCGCCGAGCACATCCTCATCGCCACCGGTGGCTGGCCACAGGTGCCGGACATTCCGGGCAAGGAACTGGCCATCACCTCCAACGAAGCCTTCTACCTCAAGGACCTGCCACGCCGGGTGCTGGTGGTGGGCGGTGGCTACATTGCCGTCGAGTTCGCCGGCATCTTCCAGGGCCTGGGGTCGGCTACCACGCTGCTGTACCGTGGCGACCTGTTCCTGCGTGGCTTCGACGGTTCGGTGCGCACGCACCTGAAGGAAGAACTGGAAAAGCGCGGCCTCGACCTGCAGTTCAATGCCGACATCCAGCGCATCGACAAGCTAGAGGACGGCAGCCTCAAGGCCACCCTCAAGGATGGCCGCGAGCTGGTCACCGATTGCGTGTTCTATGCCACCGGCCGGCGCCCGATGCTGGACAACCTGGGCCTGGAAAACACCGGCGTCGAGCTGGATGCACGCGGTTACATTCGGGTTGACCAGCAGTACCAGACGACCGCGCCGTCGATCCTGGCCATTGGCGACGTGATTGGCCGCGTGCAACTGACCCCGGTGGCTCTGGCCGAGGGCATGGCCGTGGCCCGGCGCCTGTTCAAGCCTGAGCAATACCGCCCGGTGGACTACCAGAACATCCCCACCGCAGTATTCAGCCAGCCGCCCATCGGCACCGTGGGCCTGACCGAGGAGCAGGCGCTGGAGGCAGGGCACAAGGTGCAGGTATTCGAGAGCCGCTTCCGTGCGATGAAACTGACCCTGACCGACATCCAGGAAAAGACCCTGATGAAGCTGGTGGTCGATGCCGAAACCGACAAGGTGCTGGGCTGCCACATGGTTGGCCCCGACGCCGGCGAGATCATCCAGGGCCTGGGCATTGCCCTGAAGGCTGGTGCGACCAAGCAACAGTTCGATGAAACCATCGGCGTGCACCCGACGGCGGCCGAAGAGTTCGTGACCATGCGCACCGCGACGCGCTGA
- a CDS encoding YceH family protein has protein sequence MSEHETAGEGRFNSIEIRILGSLIEKQATSPESYPLTLNALVLACNQKTSREPVMNLTQGQVGQALRALEGQDMTRLQMGSRADRWEQRVDKALELVPAQLVLMGLMFLRGPQTLNELLTRSNRLHDFDDTEQIQHQLERLISRGLALHLPRQAGQREDRYTHALGDPAEIEAILASRQQEGGARSSGGNVSEERIEALEARIAALEARLAELEG, from the coding sequence ATGTCAGAACACGAAACCGCCGGCGAAGGCCGCTTCAACAGCATCGAGATCCGTATTCTCGGCTCGCTGATCGAGAAGCAGGCCACCAGCCCGGAAAGCTACCCGCTGACCCTCAACGCCCTGGTCCTGGCCTGCAACCAGAAGACCAGTCGCGAGCCGGTCATGAACCTCACCCAAGGCCAGGTCGGCCAAGCCCTGCGCGCCCTCGAAGGGCAGGACATGACCCGCCTGCAGATGGGCAGCCGCGCCGACCGTTGGGAACAACGGGTGGACAAGGCGCTTGAGCTGGTGCCGGCGCAACTGGTGCTGATGGGCCTGATGTTCCTGCGCGGGCCGCAAACCCTCAACGAACTGCTGACCCGCAGCAACCGCCTGCACGACTTCGACGACACCGAGCAGATCCAGCACCAGCTGGAGCGCCTGATCTCGCGCGGCCTGGCCTTGCACCTGCCGCGTCAGGCCGGCCAGCGCGAAGACCGTTACACCCATGCTTTGGGCGACCCGGCCGAAATCGAGGCAATCCTGGCTTCCCGGCAACAAGAAGGTGGGGCACGCAGCAGCGGCGGCAATGTGTCGGAAGAACGCATCGAAGCCCTCGAAGCCCGCATCGCGGCGCTGGAAGCACGCCTGGCCGAACTGGAAGGCTGA
- the galU gene encoding UTP--glucose-1-phosphate uridylyltransferase GalU, whose translation MIKKCLFPAAGYGTRFLPATKAMPKEMLPVVNKPLIQYGVEEALDAGLNEISIVTGRGKRALEDHFDISYELENQIKGTDKEKYLVGIRRLLDECSFSYTRQTEMKGLGHAILTGRPLIGDEPFAVVLADDLCVNPEGDGVLTQMVKLYNQFRCSIVAIQEVDPQETNKYGVIAGDMIRDDIFRVTNMVEKPKPEDAPSNLAIIGRYILTPDIFDIIANTEPGKGGEIQITDALMQQAQNGCVIAYKFKGKRFDCGGAEGYIDATNFCFENYYKTGKAY comes from the coding sequence ATGATCAAAAAATGCTTGTTCCCGGCAGCCGGTTACGGCACCCGCTTCCTGCCCGCTACCAAAGCCATGCCCAAGGAAATGCTGCCGGTGGTCAACAAGCCACTGATCCAGTATGGCGTTGAAGAGGCACTGGATGCCGGTCTGAACGAGATCTCCATCGTCACCGGGCGCGGCAAGCGTGCTTTGGAAGACCACTTCGACATCAGCTACGAGCTGGAAAACCAGATCAAGGGCACCGACAAGGAAAAATACCTGGTTGGTATCCGTCGCCTGCTCGACGAGTGCTCGTTCTCCTACACCCGCCAGACCGAAATGAAAGGCCTGGGCCACGCCATCCTGACTGGCCGCCCGCTGATCGGCGACGAGCCGTTCGCCGTGGTGCTGGCGGACGACCTGTGCGTGAACCCGGAAGGTGACGGCGTACTGACCCAGATGGTCAAGCTGTACAACCAGTTCCGTTGCTCGATCGTCGCCATCCAGGAAGTCGATCCGCAGGAAACCAACAAGTACGGCGTGATCGCCGGCGACATGATCCGTGACGACATTTTCCGTGTCACCAACATGGTCGAGAAGCCAAAGCCGGAAGACGCCCCGTCGAACCTGGCGATCATTGGTCGCTACATCCTGACCCCGGACATCTTCGACATCATCGCCAACACCGAGCCGGGCAAAGGTGGCGAGATCCAGATCACCGACGCCCTGATGCAACAGGCGCAGAACGGCTGCGTGATCGCCTACAAGTTCAAAGGCAAGCGTTTCGACTGCGGTGGCGCCGAGGGTTACATCGACGCGACCAACTTCTGCTTCGAGAACTACTACAAGACTGGCAAGGCTTACTGA
- a CDS encoding DUF1883 domain-containing protein translates to MKFVHQREHLNEDDIVVIECSQRCNIRLMNDANFRSFKNGGRHTYHGGHFDKFPAKITVPSTGFWNITIDTVTTRPISVTRKPTLTHKIKIVRRSSSKLR, encoded by the coding sequence ATGAAATTCGTACACCAGCGCGAGCACCTGAACGAGGACGATATCGTCGTCATCGAGTGCTCCCAGCGCTGCAATATCCGCCTGATGAACGACGCCAACTTCCGCAGCTTCAAGAACGGCGGCCGTCATACCTACCACGGTGGCCATTTCGACAAGTTCCCGGCGAAGATCACCGTGCCAAGCACCGGTTTCTGGAACATCACCATCGATACCGTGACCACCCGCCCGATCTCGGTTACCCGCAAGCCAACCTTGACCCACAAGATCAAGATCGTCCGTCGTTCATCGTCGAAACTCAGATAA